The Malus domestica chromosome 10, GDT2T_hap1 nucleotide sequence ACAAGATTGCAGCACTTCTGAACAGCTTACAACGGGTGAATGTTATCGTCATTTGCTCTTTAGTGCGGAGGATACTATGCATGGCAGGTATCCTTCAATTTCAATAAAGGTAAGTCATCGGTAATGTTGTTGTTTGTTCCATCAGTAGAATGGTGTAGACACCTGCTCTCAACAAGTTTGTACCATTAGTCGTCATCGAGTAGCTTAGTAAATAAGTGAAAATGCAACCTTTAGAGCAGACATAAGATGCACGTTTGGGATCAAACAAGGAATAATAATATTCACCAACATAAGATGCACGTTTGTCACAAACCTCAAACCATACACCATCTGAGTGGACCATCCATGATGTTCTCAGTTGGCATGGTCCATCGGGCTAGTCGACCATGTGTGGTATAGATGTATTCATGTAAACACCAGTCAACGGGCATTGGCCTTTGCTTTATTCAGATTGGCTATGATAAGAATAGAAATGGAACAAAGCGAGTTACTACCATATGGTAGCAAGACTTCCTTGAAACGGATTCTTGGAAGAGCCAGACAGAACAGCAAAGAAACCACCAAATTGTGCCCTAAACTATGATGAAATTTGTAGTTCACCAATGTTCCTATAATCTTTAAATTGTGAGTACATGCAACCAAAACCAATTGGTGATAAGTGGAGAGGCCCAAGATATGTAttttcaaaacaaataaaatacaattaaaaataataataaaatatgcaTGCTTCAGACTCCTGATGTATGATTTTACATTTGCTAACATTTTCTAGTGCTCCTATAAATGCTCATCTAGTTAGTTCTTATTTCATGCATGACAACATTTATTGAATTTATACCAAATAGTTTTGGCAAAGGGAGGCAGCAAGCTTGAGGCAACAATTGCGGTACTTGGAAGAATGCCACAGGTACAATCATTGCTTTATATTGAATCTTCAACACAGCCTAGCAATTTGATTCAAGTACCAAAACATAACAATGCATATTTCATGTTGCTTATTCAAAAGGATATCATACTAATAAAGGTTCATCTAACTACCAGCCCAGAAAACCTTTTCAACGTGGAGGAAGACTAATGAAACGAGGTTTCTTGATTATTGATAAGAAACAGAACAAATAATTAGCACCAATTGAAGAAATACAGTAGCAGTGGACAAGAAGTCCACTGAAGCtaccagaaaaaataaataaattaataaataatcagTATCTAGCTGCTCAGCCCCAACATAGAAAATATAAATGCAATCTCAAGAGATCTTCACAAAAGGAAACAGGAAATGTCTCTGAACTCTTAAAAACTGAGGACCACAATGGAGCCCAACAACACATTGACATAAACCTGAATGATCTGGGTGTTCCCTATGCTTCCTCCTTAAAGCGGTTTTTAAAAGAGACGAAGTTTTTAAATCAACTGAAATGCAACTTTGTTAAAAACATTTCACAAAGTAACATTCAGTGTATATGAATTAGTTTGTGAGAATGTTTAAAGTGTACCCACACACCTTCTGTAAATTATGCAGGCAGTTAATGGGGGAAGAACTTTCTGGTTTTAGTGCCAAAGATCTACAGAATTTGGAAAGCCAGCTGGAGATGAGTTTGAAAGGTGTCCGGACAAAAAAGGTATCAAAAGCCTGAGCCCTGATTATAGTCTCACTTAATAATTCCATGCTCCCTTCTTTATATAGCACATGCATGgcactcattttttttttcttttctattctgCAGAACCAGATATTTAATGATGAAATAAAAGAACTGAACCAGAAGGTTGCCCAAGAGCTGGCTCAATTCCCCCCAGTTGATTAATATTAATTCATTTTATTGGGGGTAAATTGATGCTAATTACcgttgtttttctactttattTTCAGGAAACTTTCATACATCAAGAAAATATAGAACTGTATAAGAAGCTAAACCTCATAAGTAATGAGAATGAGGAACTGCAAAAGAAGGTATTATCTACACATTAAGCTCTACTTTTGTATTTAACACATAGTATAATTCATCTAAAGGATAGAGAGAGGCAATGGGTAGGGAACGCAAAGATGTTTTCTCCAGCAAACACTAACACAGAATATTTTAACCTCAGGTTTATGAAGCAAGGGAAGTGAATCGAGGAAACAAAAGTTCCCAGCCTCCATATAGCATCAGTAATGAATATGATTTGCATGCACCCATTCATCTGCAGCTAAGCCAGCCACAGAATCAGACTCAGCCTGGGCCTGGTCCTAAGAACAATGAAGTACCAGCAAAAGCAATATATAACCCCTCTAAAGTGTAATATAGCATACCATATTGATTCCAATGGACCCAcccccaaaaagaaaaaataagcaAAGCTCACTATTTTGATTATGTTATTAACATCTCTTCAAATCGTGCAACAGATTACAACTGCATTAGCAAACCTGTTTCACAGTTGTGGATCACCATGTCATAATGCAGAATGCAGACAACTTGCACCGCAGTGAAAGCCAATCTTCTAGGAGTGAAATGTCATACTTACAGTAAATGTATCCAACCGAAGGACCAAAAGCTTTGGTACGAAATGTTCTGTCAAACAAACTTCGCATTTCTGTAAAAGAATTAGACAACCAGTGTGTAAGTTTATACCATATGGGAGAGAATTGTGTCAGGACCAACTTTTATCTGCATTAAATATGTGTTGTGACCAATCAGATAACAATTGTCAATTGTTATacctatattttattttaacgaaTAAAACATCTTGAACAAGATGACTTTCAAACTGACCAATATGTTTTTATTAATTCTAGCAGCAAAATTCTGATGGAAAAATAGttaaataagaaatatggagaTACGGAACAATATCATGGAAGATACATTTAAGAAGATAACGATATATTCTCCTTTAGAGAGTTAACCTGTATTTACCCTGCTTGTACCAGGATATGGCTTCTATcgtattgttttatttttgtttttcttgttgtTGAGGATTCACAGGTATATTGAGAAAAACATCTTTTGCATGAACAATTAGTACTTAACAATCCAGTTATTATTTCAGATAAACCTTGTACCTCTAAGAACAAAGTATTGATAACTGTAGATAAACAACCTGCTGAAACTATGAGTCAGCAACATACGCAGACTAACAGAGTAACACACAGAATagatgagaagaaaaaaaaaaaggcatgtCCTATAAACaggatgaaaatatttttataactaGTAAACATTTATaaaccaacaaaaaaatttTAACTATAATTTCTAAGAGTTTATCAATTTGTAGTTGAGTTAAAGATTAGCAGTACATGAGATCACTCATATGAAGTTTGTTATAATTCTGGAggtgaaaaagaaagatttcccTGAGTTCCATTCGTAAATTCCCTTGTCACTTAAAGGTAGTACATTAGAAAGTGCAGTGACAGAAAGCCAGAATTTCAAACGTTGAACTCCCGAGAAGTAGATTACCCAAAACCACACACATTAAAGGAGATCTGAGATACCACAATGAGAATGTGTGCACTATGTTCACATTTTATATCACTACCACACAGATAATACAGAAACACAAGTAGGCATGGGTTAATATATTTAGTCCGCACAATGTCCAGCGCATTAGCAAACCCATTTACTTTGATTTATTAATTTGGCACATAATGAGAGGCAAACCACTAGAATCTTTGTAATGTAAGGGCTTAATTGCATTAGTAGGGCTTGCAGGCTTCTATGATGTACTCAGAGAAATTAAAACGtagggagctttaatgaaaagggtttgggccaacaaatatttaaccaaaaaccatcctaaaatgttatttaaccaaaagggctcaaagtttaataaaaaatcatccaaaactattGTCTACCTTTTTCGTGCCCTTATCCTCCTCTTCCTCGTCATCGTCCTCATCTTCATCCTCTTATCTGCACCACAAACAATTTATAGTGTTAGTATTTTATTCCAATCAGATCCAATAAGGCCCTACGGTCCCGGTGATGTAACTACATGTCAGACGTCACGTCtgtaaataggaaaaaaaagaaaagaaccaaaacataacactgtttgtggaaaaaaaatcagatacagtgtttgttttttctatgcacaaacaaacactatatctagaaagaaaagaaccaaaatccagaaacagtctatgttttaacctttgattgtttcttttctttcatgcatcagttgattatatttaagaatTAGGATGCTTATTTTGCTTTGAATCCAAATACAatgaatttcactatttcttttttagcttacatttaagaaacagtgtgtctatttcatttggatccagaaacagtgacttagattccagGAACAGTTTATTTTTATAGTCCATAAACAGTGATCTGTtgttattattaaataaaatgcatatctcaaattttttttctggaGTAACAAACGATGAACTCTACTAacgaagaaaaattgaaaaacagtacCTCAAATACTTTATGAATAATAACAACGATCACGTTTCaacgaaataatacaaaatatacaTTAAATAGCATAAggatctatatttttgtttcaaagaaaaagaagaaggtctgcaaaacaacgatgaactccattaacgacaaaaatttgaaactcaacctaaaaaagttaggggtaaaatcgacaaatcataatttattatagTTAGGCCATTTTTAGTTGGACTACTTTAATATGGGCCTTGTACTAatcattaaacaaaacttataacatggtttttttattaaaactaaaacttttcaagcccttttcattagttttccttaaaacgTATAGTGCATTATGTGCATCTGCAGTGAAAATTTATAAGAGGAAAGACCTTTACACTGAAATTCTGAAAATCATGGAAG carries:
- the LOC103429524 gene encoding MADS-box transcription factor 23-like, which encodes MGRGKIVIRRIDNSTSRQVTFSKRRNGLLKKAKELSILCDAEVGLIIFSTTGRLYDYASASMKSVVDRFNKLKAEHHQLLNPAAEVKFWQREAASLRQQLRYLEECHRQLMGEELSGFSAKDLQNLESQLEMSLKGVRTKKNQIFNDEIKELNQKETFIHQENIELYKKLNLISNENEELQKKVYEAREVNRGNKSSQPPYSISNEYDLHAPIHLQLSQPQNQTQPGPGPKNNEVPAKAIYNPSKVLQLH